The Solanum pennellii chromosome 4, SPENNV200 genomic interval GTTGCCTACAAATCCCAATTGTGTGTGTAACAGTCTTTAAGTTGTTGGCTACAtgataaaaagaatgaaatctAAACTCATTTTCTGGGCATTCCATGCCACTTAGCTTTGCATAGTAGTATCTTTTTGACATTTTGAACTGAATAAATGCAATGACACAATTCATTTTTGGCCATTGATTTGAGATTCCAGGGGTCCATTGTGTCATTCAAAAGGTTAAATGGAATTTTTAATCTTCAATTAGATGAGAAGATTAGTCCCTGCTAGATAATTAAGTGATGAGTGTGATCACAAATTTCAATTCTATTTTTAGTGGTAGTTTAGTGAAGAAAGCAAATCCCCAATGCTTAAGCATGAAGTAAGTAAAGTCAAGACTCATGTCTATCTAGGGTATGTTGGGTTAGGTCTacgtattaatttttattaaagaaaatcgCATGTCATGTCAAAATATTAATTgtagagagagatagagagcaGAGCGAGAAAGGGAGAAGGGAAGAGAGACGAGTGATCAAAGGAAGAGAGAGGAGAAATTTGCTATAAAATTCTACGTATAACTATGttagacatttttttaaaagtatgcTAGACAAGTTACctagtttttcttaatttttcttttttgtttatattagaCGTTAGTAATTAGAAAATGcacttttcttttcctttttcccctatattttattatttcataattgtAGCTCTTCTATACACgcacaaaaaagaaaaggtttGAAAGTGAAATGCCAAACCATATGTTACCTGTTTTGTGATTTAGGTAAACGCAAGGAAATTTTCAAACTAACATTTCACAGTTATAACATCCACCAGTCAAAACCTCACTTAGTTGGAAATAATTGTTTGAAATTTCTAAACGCTCACACAAGTATATACATCCAGATGAAATCAAACTAtactatataaaaatatcataataattgAAGGTTCCACCTAAAATAGAAATCCCCATCACAACATTTTCTCATCACTCACGCTGGCTAATATTTTTGGACATTGTCTATACAACTATAAATAATGGACATTTTGGAGATGAAAATATCTGTGAATTGACATCAATTTAGAGAAGCAATATAATATGGCTGAAGAGAAACACCAACACCATCACCATTTGTTCCACCACAAGAACAAGGAGGATGAGGGTGGACCAGTTGATTATGAAGAAGAAGTGAAGCACCACAGCCATCTCGAGAAGATTGGTGAACTTGGTGCTGTTGCTGCTGGTGCTTTCGCCTTAGTATGTAAATATaacaacatatattttatagtcgatattttctttttatatacgTACATTTGATACAGgtcttctttaatttcttacGCCGTTTGTGgttgaattattaaatatatagcATGAGAAACACAAGGCAAAGAAGGATCCAGAGAATGCACACAAGCACAAGATAGAGGAAGAGATTGCAGCTGTTGCTGCAGTTGGGGCAGGTGGATTTGCATTCCATGAACATCATCAGAAAAAAGATgccaagaaagaaaaaaaggaagttGAGGGTGGACACCACCACTACTaatcaaatttaacttttttaggCACCTATGGACTCTATGTTTgtctaatataaataaataaaagatactaCTATATATGTGTTTTCTATCCAATTTTAATATCTCTCTAGATTGTATGATTTGGTGTTTCTATGTTAATCTCACTATGTAATCCTTTGTCTATGGATTAATTTGCTTTTTGAGtgttatttcttatatttcgatcgatgtataattttattaaaatattattattctcactattttattattatttgttgattCTTATATGTACTTCCattactatttattattttttattgagtcTAGGTCTATTATATCAATATCTTTACCTTTGAGATACAGATACAGATACAATTTGCATACATTCTATTTTCTTCAAATCTTACTTTGTtggattatattgaatatattattattattaaatttttttaatctttatattgatattttgactaattcaaatttataccgCGTAAGATGAACTTGGTAGGAGGTGGCAgtgaaaaacaaaacataagaTTTACTTGAATGATAGTGACAagtatttgtttttctcctttgCCTCATGTGCTGTTAGTAGTCTTAATAGCTAAGTAATTCCATATTTTGGTGGATGATTCACAATCTTCACCCTCTAATTATgaagataaattacatattttatatacGTTTGAAAAACATGAAGATAAATTAGTAATAAAGAGAaataatattctttaatttaCTAATGTCACTTACTAATTACTATGAATGGATATAATTATCTCAGGTTAGTAATTATCTTTTTAAGTGATAATAGTTTGTTattgaatatatcataattacCGTTGAAAACAAAGTGaacagaaataaataaataagtattttcaTTCGTAACTATCTCGCAATTTTTAAGAGTTTGGAGTCTAAatggtacaaaatattaacaaaaattttaaaacgatatataaaattttatattaaccaaaacggtaaaatcgctggaacaacagcgatttactccaccggaaaaagcaaaatcgctgtcactgcagcgattttgcaaaatgtgaattattttttaaaaaaatttgaaatcgctacctaggcagcgattttaaattttttgtaaaaaaaattatttttttaagaaaatgtttcaattttttttataatttttttttaaaaaaaatgaaaaccgctgcctaggcagtgattttataattatttttttttaaaaaaaaatatggaaattgcgggcagcgattttcaaaaaattttttttttaaaaaaaaaatttaaatcgctgccttccatattttaaaaattaaaaaattttaaatcgctgcctaggcaacgattttataaaaaaaaagttcttttaaaatatgaaaatcgctgccttttcaaaaaaaaaatctaatttttttttaaagcagcgattttatataaaaaaaaattataatatttttttgaaattcaaatatatagcttataaaaaaatatgcattattttaaaaaaaattaagaataagtaaggtaacaaaaatatttttttttctaacaaagatattatattgtatttaaatttaaatgatgtttgagttcaaatagaattttaaattcaaataattaattttttttaaaagaaaattaaaatcgctccctaggcagcgattttcttgaattgttttttttaaaaaaagaaatcgcTGCCTATGCAGCGATTtccttgatatatatatatatNAATtcttacaaaaatattcaaacttttaaaaaaattcacatgcatttataaaaaattgtgtCAATTCACATgtaaatagtgtaatttttattttgttataaattgaCTGAATTGTAATTCGCATGcaaatagtgtaattttttattttgttgtgaattgattgaattgtaattcacatgcaaatagtgtaatttttgttttattataaattgattGAATACAATTCACGTGTAAATAGTGTCAACTCAGAATGTTACACTTTTACTTTGTTATAAATTGTTTTGAATTTCAAAGTGCCGTTCGAATGGAACCGTCATCTCTCGTGTGGATAAAATCTTCTGCATTTTCTTCAGTGTGATCTAAGTATGGAATCGCTGTAGaatgataattaatactttGATCTTCAATGGATGCATTAGGTGCATTACccatattatcatcatcatcatcatacatatcatcattGTCTGTTAATTCATGCTCGGAAGGTTCATCATTGTGCAACTCACCAACTCGTTCATCACCcataacattattatttacAATTTGTGTACAATAATTCACTGCATTttgaatttgatcatacctataaaaataataatataaatatattacatataagaaatataattttaaaaaataagaaaacattacTTTATTTACCTATCAGTTGAATCCGatgagaaaaaatttcaaatgattGAAATTTTGGCTAGACTCTCCCATAATGGCACACTTCAGTTCGAAATAATGATCGTCTTGAAGTAATGAtcatgagtatatatatatatatatatatatatatatttgtttatgaaaTCGCTACGTGAAAAGcgatatttaaaatactaaaaaaaagaactaaaatcgCTACACTAACAgtgatttaatatttaaaaataataataatttaaataaaattgctGCCaccatttaattaaatttttttaaaaataaaaaaaaagtgaaaaacgctGCTAAAGCAGcgattttattaaatttttaaaatcgaTGCATGTGCAGCgacttcatttttttaaattaatatttttttaaaaaaataaaaatcgctGCACgtgcagcgatttcattttttaaaatttatttatttattttttaaaaaaaatcgctGACTTGGAAGcgattttcttaaaatttttattttttaaaaaaaaatggaaatcgctgcctaaattttttttttttttaaagaggcagagatttattaaaataatttttttttactaaaatcgtcgcctaggcagcgatttgaaatttttaattttttttgcagcgatttccatattttaattttttctttataaaatcgatttaattttttttttatttttaaaatcgctgcctaggcagcgattttcatattttaaaaaaaaaattataaaaaaaaattaaaatcgccgcctaaaaaatttaattttttttttacaaaaaattgaaaatcgctgcctaggtagcgatttcaattttttttttttacaaaaaattgaaaatcgctgcATAGGtagttaattcaatttttttttaaaaaataaaaattcatattttgcaaaatcgctgcagtggcaacgattttgctttttccggtggagtaaatcgatgttgttccagcgatttttctgttttggttaatataaaattttatatactgtTTTGGAATTTTGTTAATATTAAGGCTTAAGTCATATACGGCCACCTAAAGTTGTCCGCATTATttacttagacacctcaactaagatTAGTACCTATTAGAcactttaatattaataaatatgtatCTATTGAACACAAAATCGAAACcaactttaaaaataatgtgCGTGTAGTTCACACGCTGTGTCTTAAAAAAGACACAAATAAAACTATGACATGTGGCACGTGGGTCcaatttaatcataaaaatgaattttcaaatttaagaaataaaaaacaatttcaaCCATTAAAGCTTTGGTGTTTCTTCTTGGTTCTCACCACTGTCACTCCGTTCTCATCTCTTCCAGCAAgatccatttttttcttattataaacTATGGGATTAAGCATGATATAAATAGTGGAACATTATAACGTATGTGTAGTTTAGCAAAGTGACGTTtatggaaaataaattaatgttaGTGAACGACGGCGTAGAGAATCCAGAGTACTCAAGTTATTTCTGTAGAATTTTCTCTAATATCACTTGAATAAATTTAATaggtttatattttaatttgagtgGTGATGTTTACTTATAATGACCAGATATAGAAAACAGACGGACGTCGGCTAACTTTTTAAACTCCAATGTCGAAATCTTCTTTCTTATTACAAAGTTAATCCATAGATTAAGATTTTCTTGatataaagaatgaaaaaaaaaatagaagtttgagacaaaaaatgaagaaaaaagaatagaaGCAGAGGAAAGAAGTGCAGAAGTTTGACTCAAaaagaaaatggagaagaagactATAATTACTTTCTTTTGCTGATTAAGAAAtcatttttaaactaaaaaaaataatcattatttCCAAGtgtcaataaaagaaaaaatgtccaagtttttaataagaaaaaataattaaaaaaaattatttggatcTATTCACGCGCTTAACATACGTGAGATCCACATTTATTGCCACATTCACATTTTGTGTTTAATAGGTTAacgttttatatattttaggtGTCTAATAGGTAATAGCCTtagttaaagtgtctaagtgaataATGCGGACAACTTTAGGTGGTTgtagatgacttaagcctaaTATTAATTCTCATCGATTCAATAGTATAActtttgacttgtcccctctaAAATAGTTTAACTCAATTCGCACAAGCTCATTCTTATGGAAAGCGATCAACTTTTGTCATATAAGTGAAATCTAATAATGATGCTCCTATACTTTCGAAATTTTACTCATACTATATACAAATCTTATCAGGAGTTTTTAAGCTTACCCTCCATAAATCATTATAGGATAAATACATTCACATCAGAGgaagagaataaaaaaaaatataatagtacATACATAACTAGTTATcaaatgattcttttttttctgttgaacctaATTATATAATCTCTAGTCCCAGATTGAGTTTCTCATGTGTTACTCAAAATTTCTGGAGCTTTAATCTCATCACCTCgatatcttcaaatttttttatcttattaagACCTTAGTTATAAGTGAATTCGCAAGATTATCACaaaatttgacataatcaaatttaactatatcACTTGTCAAATATGATCTCAAAACATTTATTTTGCCTTGTGGATACAAATTTGCTGTTATAATAACGGTTTAAACTATACCCATAGCGTTGATGTTatcacaataaatcaaaattaaagaaagtaaTTTTTCAATTGCATtacttgtaaaaaataattatcgtTATTGGCTCAATGAAGATGCTATCATagtaaatcaaaataaacacGTTTCAgaagaacttttatttttcaattgtaCTTGCATTTAACTTATAGTCATACAAATATTTAAGATGTGTTTTAGAATTTATATCACAACttctaaaaaacaaaatattatttcttcaaTTAAACACCTAGTTAAGCAACACTTGAACAccacataataaattaaaactaagaaaataatataaatattctttaaaaGAAATATCGATCGATGATAATTCTGCCCCTACACGCAgacgaaaaaaaaagaattttgaaaagggaAATGCGAACCATATTGTACGCGTTATTTGTTTTCTGATTTCAGTaaacaaaaggaaattttcaaactaaagcattttcctttgataattatttaaattccacTTGTTTGATTAGGTGCTAAGAAACATCTTAGTAATATCATCAACCAGTAAAAATTAAATCCCAACTTAGTtcgaaataattatttgaaatttctaaCGTTCACactagtaattaattaataatatatattatttacttcCAGAAGAagtcaaatttaattttctatgaCAAGATTATatctaaaaaacaaattaaattgaaCATTTTTGGACGAATTTTCTCTTCCTTCATGACAACTACGTAATATTTTTGAACATTACAATTCATCTGCCTATATATAATGGAGTTgctagaaaaaacaaaatatcaaaGCACAAATTATCTATCGACGTTTAATCAACAATTAATttagagaagaaaatattataatattaatatggCAGAAGAGAAACAACATCACCGTTTGTTCCACCACAAGAACAAGGAGGAAGAAGGTGGTCCAGttgatcataaaaaaaaagtgaagcaCCATAGCCATCTCCAGAAAATTGGTGAACTTGGTGCTGTTGCTGCCGGTGCTTACGCATTGGTAAGTAAATAATACTTCCTCCATCTCATGTTATTTGACTCGGCACGAAGTTTAACAAAGAAAGACTGTTGTGGTTCAAAATGAATGatagaaatttaaattatttcattaaaggtaaaattgacattttataattaaattgttaCTACTTAATATACAAATGTATCCTTTTTTTTTAGACCGACTAAAAAGTaaagtaaatcatataaattgggaTAGAAGGAATACTTAGTAACATAAGTAAAGTAAGTCATGTcctaaattttcttaaattatgtgTCCAGTTATTTAAAATAGGATATGTATGGTACTATTATACACTATGTTCTATGTGGGATATATATAGTTGGACTAATGATTTTGCTCCAAGTTTAAAGTGATCATATAACTTTCTAATGTCATATACTCCCTTCGTCTTAAATAATCgttactttttcttttcaagCTTGTATGTCGAAAAGT includes:
- the LOC107017969 gene encoding abscisic stress-ripening protein 2 — encoded protein: MAEEKHQHHHHLFHHKNKEDEGGPVDYEEEVKHHSHLEKIGELGAVAAGAFALHEKHKAKKDPENAHKHKIEEEIAAVAAVGAGGFAFHEHHQKKDAKKEKKEVEGGHHHY